TCGTTCACGAAATCAACCATCTGCTTGAACTGGTCTCGGGACTGGAAGGTGTGAGTCACAAGGGTCGATCCCTCAGTCTCGTTCATCGATGGGTCGCTTCCGCTCACGGTCCCACCGGCCTGATAACCTCTGAAAGTATAGTGACCTGCGCTCGAAGTGGGCGTGTACGATGCGTCATCCATCTTCATCAGCGCAATCTCCAGCGCCAGACTGTCGACAGGCAACGGTTTCATGACTGTGACGCCAACATCGAACTTCAACTCCGAGCTGCCGTTCACTGGATACTCCGGAGACTGGGGGACTCCCTGGTAGGCCGCGAAGTAGTTGCGTGCAGACACCTGAAATCTGACGGTGACCTCGGCCCAGCTCTGGACGGTCGATTGAGGTCCGCCTGGGCCCAATCCGTTGGGACCACCGTATCCAGCTCCTCCGACCCTGACCATGTCAAGCGTGGCAGTGAGCTGCAAAGTCACAATCTTTCCTTGATCGGTATCCTTCAGCTGAGGTCCTGAGACCGTCCAGATCGTGTGGTTCGTTGGTGCCCTGAACTCGACCATGCTGGGTGAGAATCCGTTCCCGAAGCTGGCGTTGTATCCCAGAAGCGCGCGCAACACGAATCCGTCGCCTGTCAAGTTCGTGAGATTCCCCGCCCTGACAGTCGCCGCGGGGAACGAGTTCGATATCAGTGTCGTGGTGTTCGCACTGTGTATCTCGATGCCGTTTCCTCCCACTGAATAGGTTATGTCCTCAGCGTCTTCAGCTAATGCGCTGCCTGAGCTCCAGGACATTGATACCATGATTGTGAGTCCCAGGAACAAGACCGTCGCCGTTCGTGCAGTCATATCATGTTTCACATGCAAGAGCCAGATAATAACAAATTTGGTACAACGTTAGAACACTTCGTTCGAGCGGGTCTCAGCGGCTCATTGGATTCATTGAGGATTGCTCTAACCTTTGAAGCTTGCACCACAAGCGCCTTAACCCATCATTCGAAGTCATGACATCGAGGCCTACAAGGCCCGAAAAAAAGAGGGGTGAAAAACGAAATGACATCGAAGCTGATGGTGGCCGTAATGGTCGGAGCCGCCGTTATGTTCGGGGCAGCCGGGGTAGTGTCGGCAGCTGGCGCTAACGCCAGTGGCGACTGTGATCAGACCCAGGACCAGACCCGTCTTCAACTGAAGGATGGGTCGTGCTGCGAATGCGACTGCGAGGGCAACGACTACAGCTGGAGCCACTACCACAACTGGAACTACAACTACCGCGGTTCGGCATAGATCTACAGGCCCTGCCGTCGTACAGAAACCTCTTCCTTTCATGGTTTTGTGAGTTACGAAGAACCCTTGACGACCTCCAGTCTATCGACACAGCCAAACGGTTCGCCCGTGGAATTCCTCGCCATCACGGCGAAGATCTGCCAGTAAGAGACGAATTCTTTCTCCCGTCTTCCCTCAGATTGATGACACATCCAGGGGGCAATATGCTAGATATCGAGACAAGATTGAATCTTTTCGATGCAGGTGTCGCGAAAAGCGACCTCGAAATACAGCAACACTTGATTGTTTCTACCAACACTCTTTGTGAAGAACAGTTTCTTCGGCATTATACACATGAATTCTGTAGTTCCTTCAATCAAGGTCCAAAAACTAGGTCTCATGAGACACTTCCTGTGGCTATGACGCCTTGTGCACAGTTTATCTTGTGTCCTGCCAGCGGCGCAATGCATAAAACCGTGATGGGCTATACTGTTGATGAGATTCGATGAGAAAGAGTGAGAAAAGGTAAGAACCTCTGGAGGAGCCGGCCTCCTCGATCCCCGATTCATTCCTAGCGCAACAGGCAGCTTGTGGGGATTCACTATCCTTCGTTGTCGGCGTCGGATATCGCTCCAGATCCCAGGTTGCGTTGGGGAACGAGGGGACCGACAGTGGCCAGACGGGACAGGACGGACACTTCGAAGTGCCGAGAGTCCCGCTGACTTGAGGAGTGATCATGTTCCAGACTCAATTCAGGCATTATGTGATAGAGCTAGCCCATCGCCACGGGCATCTGATCGCGGTACAGGCGTTTGTAGCAGTGGCAAACACGCTTGCTAACTCCTTTGCGCTTATTTACCTCGTTAGACAAGGGGCGAGCTATCTCGAATGCTCCGTCTTCGTCCTTATCGCGATAGTCGTGTCGCTATTGCTAGTGTCATTTGCCTCAAGAACGATTGTGAAGAACTTCTCGTCATCCGTCACCACAGCACTGGTGTGTCTCGCCGGGTATTACCTGCTACTGATGACCCTTCATGGCTGGCCCCTGGTGGTGATCCCTCCCGTGTTCTTTGGCACATACGTGGTCACGTTTTGGGTGCCATACAACGTGCTCATCATGCACATCACTTCGCGCGCGAAAAGAGGTGCAATCATAGGTTTCTACTTTCTCATATTCCCACTCGTTGGCGTCTTGACTCCGGCCCTCGGCGGCTTGATCATATTGTTGTCTGGCTATCAGGCACTATTCGCGATCGCCGCTATCTTAGCCGTTGCTAACATCGTGTTCATCTTTGGTCTGAAGGTCTTTCGAGAGATGAAACACCGGATAATCATACCCGAGCTCCTTGAGTCTCTCAAGATCAACATGATCGGGCGGCTGCACATAGACATCGATTTCAAGGCGGTGGACTGGAGACTTAGAACTGCGCTCTTCGCAGAAGGTATTCAGGACGGCATCTTCTGGATATTCATCCCCCTGGTAAGCTTCGAGTTCGCGAAATCGGAGATCGGTGCTGGTGGCTACCTCTCCCTGTTCGCCGTGTGGGGAGCGATTATGACCATCGCGCTTGGTTATCTTTCCGATCGGCTCAAGGACAGAGCCTCGATAGTGAGGATCGGTGCGGCTTTCGCTGCAATCAGCGTTCTTGTTGCGTCCTCAGCGACGGATCCAGCACGGTATCTCTCTTCGATGAGCATGGCCTTCTTCTGGATAGCCATGGTCCCCTCATTCCTCTTCACGATGCTTCTGGACAAGATGGAGAAGTTGAAGAAGAAGGGAGTCATTGTCAGGGAATTCCTGCTGGACTCAGGAAGACTAGTCGGCGTTCTTGCCACAATCATACTTCTGCTCCTGAATGTGAGGCTGGCCGATGTGATGGTCATCGCCGGGGTGGCGCTGGCGACGATCATAATCGTGAGGTAGTTGAGAGATCCATACAGAGGGAAACTTATGCTAGTAATCGTAGCCAATCGTCTTCCAGTGACCATAGAAAAGCATGGCGGGTCAGTCGAATTCGCGCCGAGCACCGGAGGACTGACATCGGGTCTCAAATCGTTCCATGACAAGAGCACCATGAAGTGGGTAGGGTGGCCAGGGCCGGTCCAACCAAAGGATCAGCGGAGCGTGGCACGAAGGTTGGTGAACGACTTCGGGTTCTTTCCAGTCTTCCTGACCCCTGCTATGATAAGAGGGTATTACACAGGCTTCTCTAACAGCACGCTGTGGCCTCTCCTCCATTCCTTCCCAACCTATGCCAGATATTCGTCCGCTGAGTGGCGCGCCTACAAGCAGGTCAACACGCTCTTTGGCGAGCAGATCATGCGGATGATAGAGCCAGGAGACACGGTGTGGATTCATGACTACCATCTGATGCTCTTGCCTGCCTACATCAGGGAGAGAGTTCCGGGCGCCAAAATCGGCTTCTTCCTCCACACGCCCTTCCCGCACTATGACACCTTGAGGTTGATCCCCTGGCACCGCGACATTGTCTCTGGCCTGCTAGGTGCGGATCTCGTGGGGTTCCACACGTACGACTATTCACAGTCCTTCCTCGGAAGCATAAGGCACATCCTCGGACTCGACAATCGCATAGGCCAGATTGTAACCAGAGGCAGGGCTGTCCAAGTCGATGTTTTCCCCATCAGTGTGGATTTCGACCAATACTCAACGTCCTCCGAGAGACAGGCAGTGAAGAACCGCATCGCCAGGCTGCGCAGGCAGACTGGAGATCTGAAGACCATCTTCTCAATATCTCGTCTCGACTACACGAAAGGCATCCCGCACCAGCTGCTATCAATAGAACGGCTGCTCGAGACACATCCGGAGATGAGGAGGAAATTCGTCTACCTGAGCGTCGTCGTGCCATCGAGGGAGAGGGTCGACCTCTACAGGCAATTGAAGAGGGATATCGATGAGATCGTTGGTCGTATCAACAGTAGGTTCGGAACCATGGACTGGATGCCGATTCGCTATATGTACCGCAGGTTGGACGACGACGAGCTGAGCGCACAATACGCGTCGGCCCATGTGGCACTCGTGATGCCCCTCAACGACGGAATGAACCTCATAGCAAAGGAGTACATCGCCTCGCGTGCTGATGAGACGGGAGTACTGGTCCTTAGCGAGATGGCCGGCGCCTCGAAGGAGCTCCTTGAGGCGCTCATAGTCAACCCAAACGACGTGGACGAGATTGCGGGGTCACTGCATAAGGCCCTGACGATGCCGATTGTCGAGCAGATCAGGAGGAACAGGATAATGCGCGCGCGCCTGCAGAAGGCTGACATCCATCGATGGGTCGCGCGTTTCCTGGAAAAGCTGGAGGAGGCGGTGAAGTCATCTGATAACCTGATGACTATGCTGATGACCGACCGCACCAAGTCCGAGATTCGAGAACGCTATGCATCTGCGCGAAAGCGGCTGTTTCTCCTCGACTACGACGGGACCCTCGTCCATTTCGCGGCAAGACCTTCCTCGGCCGCGCCATCGCATCGAGTGCTGAGTGTATTGGGGTCGCTTGCGACCTCAGGTTTGAATGAGGTCTTCCTGATCAGCGGCAGAAAAAGAGAGGACCTGTTGGCCTGGTTCGGAGACTTGCCGATATCGCTCGTTGCGGAGCACGGTGTGTGGCTGAGGTCTCGGA
This window of the Candidatus Thermoplasmatota archaeon genome carries:
- a CDS encoding pyruvoyl-dependent arginine decarboxylase, encoding MVETIKCCCISRSLFATPASKRFNLVSISSILPPGCVINLREDGRKNSSLTGRSSP
- a CDS encoding MFS transporter, which translates into the protein MFQTQFRHYVIELAHRHGHLIAVQAFVAVANTLANSFALIYLVRQGASYLECSVFVLIAIVVSLLLVSFASRTIVKNFSSSVTTALVCLAGYYLLLMTLHGWPLVVIPPVFFGTYVVTFWVPYNVLIMHITSRAKRGAIIGFYFLIFPLVGVLTPALGGLIILLSGYQALFAIAAILAVANIVFIFGLKVFREMKHRIIIPELLESLKINMIGRLHIDIDFKAVDWRLRTALFAEGIQDGIFWIFIPLVSFEFAKSEIGAGGYLSLFAVWGAIMTIALGYLSDRLKDRASIVRIGAAFAAISVLVASSATDPARYLSSMSMAFFWIAMVPSFLFTMLLDKMEKLKKKGVIVREFLLDSGRLVGVLATIILLLLNVRLADVMVIAGVALATIIIVR
- a CDS encoding bifunctional alpha,alpha-trehalose-phosphate synthase (UDP-forming)/trehalose-phosphatase — protein: MTIEKHGGSVEFAPSTGGLTSGLKSFHDKSTMKWVGWPGPVQPKDQRSVARRLVNDFGFFPVFLTPAMIRGYYTGFSNSTLWPLLHSFPTYARYSSAEWRAYKQVNTLFGEQIMRMIEPGDTVWIHDYHLMLLPAYIRERVPGAKIGFFLHTPFPHYDTLRLIPWHRDIVSGLLGADLVGFHTYDYSQSFLGSIRHILGLDNRIGQIVTRGRAVQVDVFPISVDFDQYSTSSERQAVKNRIARLRRQTGDLKTIFSISRLDYTKGIPHQLLSIERLLETHPEMRRKFVYLSVVVPSRERVDLYRQLKRDIDEIVGRINSRFGTMDWMPIRYMYRRLDDDELSAQYASAHVALVMPLNDGMNLIAKEYIASRADETGVLVLSEMAGASKELLEALIVNPNDVDEIAGSLHKALTMPIVEQIRRNRIMRARLQKADIHRWVARFLEKLEEAVKSSDNLMTMLMTDRTKSEIRERYASARKRLFLLDYDGTLVHFAARPSSAAPSHRVLSVLGSLATSGLNEVFLISGRKREDLLAWFGDLPISLVAEHGVWLRSRSTGRWQSLVKDKPVWKNRIRPVLELFVERIPGSAIEEKDFSIAWHYRESDPELGPSASRELIDALTHLTSNLDISVMIGNKVVEVKSTHVNKGLFYVRHLSSKKWDFIFSAGDDETDEYLFDRLPRDSVSVKVGISASSAKYSMQNPEDILDFLDSLSGL